A single window of Herpetosiphon gulosus DNA harbors:
- a CDS encoding GNAT family N-acetyltransferase produces the protein MLLRQTARLQLHVLEEYDVQRVLEFYQANAEFRQPWSPTMDANFLTLEGQRERLRSDRIGRDREQGLAVWLTEIDQTELVGMVALRNIVRGAFWSCHLGYEVHNVYAKRGYISEALQAVVEYAFVDLRLHRIEANIMPRNQRSIGVVEKLGFEHEGLARKYLKINGTWEDHIHYVLLNAAVE, from the coding sequence ATGCTTTTACGTCAAACCGCACGGCTGCAATTGCATGTGCTCGAAGAATACGATGTTCAACGTGTATTGGAGTTCTATCAGGCTAATGCCGAATTTCGCCAACCTTGGTCGCCGACAATGGATGCCAATTTTCTGACGCTTGAAGGCCAACGTGAACGCCTACGTAGCGATCGGATTGGCCGTGATCGTGAGCAAGGCCTTGCTGTATGGCTGACCGAAATTGATCAAACTGAATTGGTTGGCATGGTAGCCTTGCGCAATATTGTGCGTGGAGCGTTTTGGTCGTGCCATCTTGGCTACGAAGTTCATAACGTCTATGCCAAGCGTGGCTATATCAGCGAAGCCTTGCAAGCCGTTGTGGAGTATGCCTTTGTGGATTTACGCCTGCACCGCATCGAAGCCAACATTATGCCGCGCAACCAACGCTCAATTGGGGTGGTGGAGAAACTTGGGTTTGAGCACGAAGGCCTCGCCCGTAAATACCTCAAAATCAATGGCACGTGGGAAGATCATATCCATTATGTGCTTTTGAATGCGGCAGTCGAGTAA
- a CDS encoding SDR family oxidoreductase, translating into MTTKPLAGKVALVAGATRGCGRGIAVSLGEAGATVYCTGRTTRNQRSPINRAETIDDTAEMVTAAGGQGIAIQVDHNDPAQVEALIQRINTEQSGQLDIVVNDIWGGQHALVWEQKFWQGDIHTNLNLLHNSIDTHLITSFYAAPLMVARGQGLIIEVTDGDTLNYRGHSIYDLVKTSVMRIAVGMHEDLKEHGVTALAVTPGFLRSEEMLDYFGVSEENWRDAIAKDPHYSESETPYYLGRAIVALASDPNVAQKAGKTWASWTLMEEYGFYDVDGRQPNWGAYYAKVLEQA; encoded by the coding sequence ATGACAACTAAACCTTTAGCCGGAAAAGTGGCCTTGGTAGCTGGAGCAACCCGTGGTTGTGGCCGTGGCATCGCGGTAAGTTTGGGCGAGGCGGGCGCAACTGTCTATTGCACAGGCCGCACTACCCGCAATCAGCGTTCGCCAATCAATCGAGCTGAAACAATTGACGATACTGCGGAAATGGTGACGGCGGCTGGTGGTCAGGGCATTGCCATCCAAGTTGATCATAACGATCCTGCCCAAGTTGAAGCCTTGATTCAACGGATTAACACTGAACAATCTGGCCAGCTTGATATTGTTGTGAATGATATTTGGGGTGGCCAGCATGCACTGGTTTGGGAGCAGAAGTTTTGGCAAGGTGATATTCACACCAATCTAAACCTCTTGCATAATTCAATTGATACCCACTTAATTACCTCGTTTTATGCAGCGCCACTGATGGTTGCCCGTGGTCAAGGCTTGATTATTGAAGTAACTGATGGCGATACGTTGAATTATCGCGGCCATAGCATCTACGATTTGGTCAAAACCAGCGTTATGCGCATTGCAGTTGGTATGCACGAAGATTTGAAGGAGCATGGCGTAACGGCCTTAGCCGTAACTCCAGGCTTTTTACGCTCCGAGGAAATGCTTGATTATTTTGGGGTCAGCGAGGAAAACTGGCGTGATGCCATCGCCAAAGATCCTCACTATAGCGAATCCGAAACGCCCTATTACTTGGGTCGGGCGATCGTAGCCTTGGCAAGCGACCCTAATGTTGCCCAAAAAGCTGGCAAAACCTGGGCTTCTTGGACCTTGATGGAAGAATATGGTTTCTACGATGTCGATGGTCGCCAGCCCAACTGGGGCGCGTATTATGCCAAAGTCCTAGAACAAGCATAA